Within Epilithonimonas zeae, the genomic segment ATGAATGAAAATTTAGAGTTAATCTGGGATAGATGCATCCAGTTTATGCGGGATAATCTAAACGCAGCGGAGGATAATACAGACCTCAAAAAGTTAGAAAATTCTTTCGACTTATTGTTTGATAAAGTTCAGCCAATTTCTTTGGTGAACAATAATCTGACGTTGCTTGTTCCTAGTGATTTTTACAAAGAATATATAGAGGACAATTACTTGTCTTTACTGTCTGCTGCACTTAAGAAAAATATCGGTAAAGGTGTGAAATTGTGGTATTCTGTAATGGAAAACAAACCTGCAGGAAAAGAAAAACCAATTACGATGAATGTAAAAGGGATTTCTACCCAGGCTCCAAAAATTCAGGAAGCCAGACCGGTTCTTAAGGATAATAATGTGAATGCTTTTGCGGTTCCGGGCATCAAAAAAATCAATATTGATTCTAACTTGAAAGCGGACCAATCTTTTGATAATTTTATCGAAGGAGAAAGTAATAAATTTGCTTCTACAGTAGCAAGGTCTATTGCAAAAAGACCAGGTTCTACCGCTTTCAATCCATTGTTTGTTTATGGTGGATATGGCGTTGGGAAAACGCATTTGGCTCAGGCGATCGGTTTGGAGGTTAAGGCTTCTTTCCCAGAGAAAGTGGTTTTGTATCAATCTTCGGAAAAATTCATTCAGGATTTTGTGAAGGCTGCAAAGTCCCAGAACAAAACAGATTTCCAGCATTATTATCAGATGATTGATGTTTTGATTATCGATGATATCCAGTTTTTGTCTGGTAAAGCGGCAACTCAGGATAGTTTCTTCCATATTTTTGATTATTTGCATCAGAACGGGAAACAAATTATCTTAACTTCTGATAAGGCACCTGCGGATATTCTGGATACTCAGGAAAGGATTATTTCCCGTTTCAAATGGGGACTTTCTGCAGAAATCAAATCGCCAAACTTCGATACAAGAAGAAAAATCATCGTTGATAAATTAAGCCGAGACGGAATCGAATTAACGGATGATATGCTAGATTATTTAGCGTCAGAAGTTAAAACCAACGGTGTAAGAGAACTGATTGGTGTTGTGAATGCAGTAATTGCTTATTCAACAGTTTACAAATCCGATTTCAGTTTAGATTTATTAAAAGACACGATTAATAAGTTAGCGACAACTCAGAAGAAAACCATTAATATTCCTTACATTCAGGAGATTGTTTGCGATTATTTCGGAATTCAGAGAGAGCAATTATTGTCTAAAACCAGAAAAAGAGAAATTGCTTTGCCGAGACAGTTGGCAATGTATTTCGCAAAAGAATATACCAATGCAACATTTACAAAAATCGGTGAAGAGATGGGTGGAAAAGACCATTCAACCGTAATGTATGCTTGCGACACCATCCGAGATGTTTCTAAAATAGATAAAGAATTGAAGAAATACATCAAGGATTTGAAAGATAAAATTGCACAATAACAATACGAGGATTTAAATTTTTTAAATCCTTTTTTTATCTTAAATTTAAAGTCATTTTACTTTTTACATAAACATTTCACAGTTTTTGAAATTATGAAAATACTAATGGTTTGTCTTGGAAATATTTGCAGAAGTCCTTTGGCGGAAGGAATCTTAAAATCTAAACTGGATGATAATTATTTTGTTGATAGTGCAGGAACAATCAATTATCACGAAGGAAATGGACCTGACGAACGTTCTGTAAAAACCGCTTTGAAAAACGGAATAGATATCTCGATGCAGAAATCAAGGCCAATCAAAAAGTCAGATTTGGATGAATTTGATTTGATTCTTTGTATGGACAAAAATAATTACAAAGATGTTTTGAAACTTGCAGACGATTCACAAAAACACAAAGTCCGACTGATTCTTGATAACGAATTAGAAGTTCCTGATCCCTATTACGGAGGAATCGATGGTTTTGATAAAGTTTACAAAATGCTCAACGATTCTTGTGAAATAATTGCAGAAAAAATCAGGAACAACACCATATAATTCATAAACAATTCTAAATTTGTAAGATAAGTTCTTTTTATGAATTTGGACATTGAACAAAAACCCTTAAAACCGAAAAAAATCTATCAGTTACTCTATATCCAAGTGCTGATTGCAATTGTTTTTGGTGTTTCTCTAGGTTACTTTTATCCGGACTTGGGCGAGAGAATGAAACCTCTTGGCGAAGGTTTTATCAAGCTGGTCAAAATGATTATTGCGCCGGTTATTTTCCTCACAGTTTCTACAGGAATCGCAGGAATGAGCGACCTTAAAAAAGTCGGAAGAGTTGCAGGAAAAGCATTCATTTACTTTTTTACATTTTCCACTTTAGCGTTGATTATTGGGATGATTGTCAGTCATATCGTTCAACCGGGAAAAGGTCTAAACATCAACCCAAATACTCTGAACGGTGCAGAGGTTGAAAAATATGTAAAAGCGGCGCACGACAATTCCTTGGTCAATTTTATTTTCAATATTATCCCAGAGACGTTATTTAGTCCATTAACAGGCGATAACATTCTGCAGGTTTTGCTGGTCGCAATTTTATTTGGAGTTGCTTTGGCAGTCACGTCAGAAAAAAGTCAACCAATTCAAGATTTTCTTCAAACCTTAACAATTCCGATTTTCAAAATTGTAGAAATTTTGATGAAATTAGCGCCAATCGGAGCATTCGGGGCAATGGCTTTCACGATTGGCAAATACGGTGTAGAATCGCTCAAAAATCTGGCGATGCTCGTCGGAACATTTTATGTGACTTCGGCGTTGTTTGTTATTTTGATTTTGGGAAGTGTAGCGTGGTATAACGGATTCAATATTTTCAAATTTCTGAAGTATATCAAAGAAGAAATTTTTCTGGTTTTGGGAACAAGTTCTTCAGAACCGGCACTTCCCGGAATGATGAAAAAAATGGAAAACGCCGGCTGCGATAAAGGTGTTGTCGGTTTGGTGGTTCCGACAGGTTATTCCTTCAATCTTGATGGAACGAACATTTACATGACTTTGGCGGCGTTGTTCATTGCGCAGGCTTGTAATATCGATTTGACTTTGGAGCATCAGATTGGATTGCTTTTGGTGGCGATGTTGAGTTCCAAAGGTGCGGCTGGCGTTACAGGTGCTGGATTTATCACCTTAGCAGCGACTTTGGCGGTTGTTCCCGAAGTTCCTATTGCTGGTATGACTTTAATTCTTGGGATTGACAAATTTATGTCAGAATGTCGTGC encodes:
- a CDS encoding dicarboxylate/amino acid:cation symporter, translating into MNLDIEQKPLKPKKIYQLLYIQVLIAIVFGVSLGYFYPDLGERMKPLGEGFIKLVKMIIAPVIFLTVSTGIAGMSDLKKVGRVAGKAFIYFFTFSTLALIIGMIVSHIVQPGKGLNINPNTLNGAEVEKYVKAAHDNSLVNFIFNIIPETLFSPLTGDNILQVLLVAILFGVALAVTSEKSQPIQDFLQTLTIPIFKIVEILMKLAPIGAFGAMAFTIGKYGVESLKNLAMLVGTFYVTSALFVILILGSVAWYNGFNIFKFLKYIKEEIFLVLGTSSSEPALPGMMKKMENAGCDKGVVGLVVPTGYSFNLDGTNIYMTLAALFIAQACNIDLTLEHQIGLLLVAMLSSKGAAGVTGAGFITLAATLAVVPEVPIAGMTLILGIDKFMSECRALTNVIGNAVATVVVSNWENRLDKDRLKEVLN
- a CDS encoding low molecular weight protein-tyrosine-phosphatase codes for the protein MKILMVCLGNICRSPLAEGILKSKLDDNYFVDSAGTINYHEGNGPDERSVKTALKNGIDISMQKSRPIKKSDLDEFDLILCMDKNNYKDVLKLADDSQKHKVRLILDNELEVPDPYYGGIDGFDKVYKMLNDSCEIIAEKIRNNTI
- the dnaA gene encoding chromosomal replication initiator protein DnaA, which produces MNENLELIWDRCIQFMRDNLNAAEDNTDLKKLENSFDLLFDKVQPISLVNNNLTLLVPSDFYKEYIEDNYLSLLSAALKKNIGKGVKLWYSVMENKPAGKEKPITMNVKGISTQAPKIQEARPVLKDNNVNAFAVPGIKKINIDSNLKADQSFDNFIEGESNKFASTVARSIAKRPGSTAFNPLFVYGGYGVGKTHLAQAIGLEVKASFPEKVVLYQSSEKFIQDFVKAAKSQNKTDFQHYYQMIDVLIIDDIQFLSGKAATQDSFFHIFDYLHQNGKQIILTSDKAPADILDTQERIISRFKWGLSAEIKSPNFDTRRKIIVDKLSRDGIELTDDMLDYLASEVKTNGVRELIGVVNAVIAYSTVYKSDFSLDLLKDTINKLATTQKKTINIPYIQEIVCDYFGIQREQLLSKTRKREIALPRQLAMYFAKEYTNATFTKIGEEMGGKDHSTVMYACDTIRDVSKIDKELKKYIKDLKDKIAQ